In Phlebotomus papatasi isolate M1 chromosome 1, Ppap_2.1, whole genome shotgun sequence, the following proteins share a genomic window:
- the LOC129809508 gene encoding cytochrome c oxidase assembly factor 7 homolog yields MGYNLKDESEVKEYIENLGIEYRFGCFSEKKSEVCHLLGDYLEGIKKDFEKAGKVYRSNCDDYGYARSCLKYGHYSFVGKGESGSRGDPLKAYRYYEKGCSLNDADSCLHAGLLLVSQSLPKEVKRDIPKAFENLKKSCEMNNATACFYLSGMHISGVQTQADSAAKTGKFIIAKDMKKAFEFAYKACELKNMYACANLSQMYARGDGIEKNEERAEKYKKMALEMQDEVKQQASLEFQQGVNTS; encoded by the exons ATGGGGTATAATCTTAAGGATGAGAGTGAAGTGAAGGAATACATTGAAAATCTAGGAATTGAGTATCGATTTGGGTGTTTTTCTGAGAAGAAATCAGAAG TGTGTCACCTACTGGGAGATTACTTGGAGGGTATAAAGAAAGACTTTGAGAAGGCTGGTAAGGTCTATCGATCGAATTGCGATGACTATGGCTATGCGAGATCCTGCCTCAAGTACGGACACTACAGCTTTGTTGGGAAGGGAGAGAGTGGTAGCCGGGGAGATCCTCTCAAG GCATATAGATACTACGAGAAGGGATGTAGTTTGAATGATGCAGATAGCTGCCTTCATGCGGGTCTTCTGCTGGTATCCCAGTCACTACCGAAAGAAGTCAAACGAGACATCCCAAAGGCATTTGAGAACCTCAAAAAGAGCTGTGAAATGAACAACGCCACGGCATGCTTTTACCTCTCCGGAATGCACATTTCCGGTGTACAGACGCAAGCCGATTCTGCGGCCAAGACGGGAAAGTTTATCATTGCCAAGGACATGAAGAAAGCCTTTGAGTTTGCATACAAAGCCTGTGAGTTGAAAAATATGTATGCCTGTGCAAATTTGAGTCAAATGTACGCAAGAGGGGATGGGATTGAGAAGAATGAGGAGAGAGCTGAGAAGTACAAGAAAATGGCACTAGAAATGCAGGATGAAGTCAAACAACAGGCATCTTTAGAATTCCAGCAGGGAGTCAATACCTCGTAG